AAGACCTCAGAAAAGATGGGATTGGCTTTCTCCGGTCGCGTGGGTTGCGTTTGAGCGGGCGGAACTTGAGCCACTCGGTCTCCAGAAGCGTTGGAGGGCGGTGCTTGAGCAATCGTATCTCCCGACGCGGGCGGTTTCGGATTCACAGGTCGTGAAGTATCGATACTCACTCCTGGAGAGGGAGAAACGCTCGATACAGAAGAGTTGCCTGTGAGATTGCAAGCACTCAGAATCACGGTACTGAGCAGAACGAGATGGAGCAAAGCGATAGATTTAAACATAATTCACCTCAACTAGGGTGTTTGTAGGACTCTATAGTATTCTTCTGCGATCGCAGCGATGAGACTGGCCCGGTCTAAACCGTTAACAATGCGCCGCGCGCTGGGAAAATTGCGCCGCGTGCCGCTGATGTAGTCGCTCAACTTGTATCCGGTAAAGGTACCGTCGCGCATCCCCACCACCAAAATCCGGGCCGCAATGGGCGGTTCAGCAGCGCGTTGAGGACTCCCTACAAGATCGATTCCCAAGCGACGCGACCAATCCGTATAATTCAGGCGTCCGGTAATTTGCACGTAACCGCGTCCTTTATAGCGCGGCCCATCTCCGGCCTGAGTATTGCCTAAATCGCGTCTTCCTTCGTAATCCCAACCGCTCGCAAACTCCTCCATCCATTGACCTAGACGAGATTCATGTTCGGCGGTTGCAAAAATATAGGCAATTTGACCGCGATCTGTCACCCGTCCGGCATCGCATTCCCGTAAAATCAGGGGAATCGCTTGTCTGGCAAACGGATGCATATCGGGATAGGGAATCGACGCCACAATTCGGTCGAGATTGAACTGGTTAATTAAGGTGCTGTACGGAAAATAGGCTTCTACCGGGCCATTCCATAGCAGAGACCAAGTTTGCTGACCGACAATGCCATCCACAATCAAACCCTTACTGGCTTGAAAGCGGCGCACGGCGGCTTCTGTAATTAGACCAAATTTGCCATCGGAAAGTTCGCTGGCTGCCAGCACTCCTGCTTGTTTCAACAGGTCTTGCAGGGTTTTAACTTGGCTTTGCAAATCGGGATAACTAATCCCATCCAGCAAGCGCAGTACCGCCTGTCGGCGCGGCGGTTGATTGGGATTTACCCGTTCGAGAACCGTCCAAGTATCCCGCCCCACGACACCATCAGCAATTAAACCATTTTGACTTTGAAACCGTTTGACCGCTGCCTCCGTAGCGGGTCCAAAACGCCCATCCGACAGTTCGCTTGCCGGGAGCGCTCCGGCCCGCTTGAGTAAATCTTGCAGTAACCGTACAGGTTCGCGCAGATCCAGGTAGTTAATTCCGTCTCCGCGTAGAAGAATGGGTCGATTGGCTAACGGTGTATTCACCATAGATGCGTTTCTCCGCTGATTGTGCTGCTCCTCAACTTTCCCATTGGTTCGGTGCAAAGTCACCTTGATAAGGCTTGGGAAGCGGGAACCCGTAAGCACCTACTTTACTGGTTTTTAGGCCCAGTCCAATCAGGGCTTCTACCATTTTGACAGCCGCCCCCACCCCATCGATAACAGGTACGCCAGTTTCGCAACTGAGCCATTGCGCTAAATCGCTCATCCCCGCACAGCCGAGGATAATACTTTCGGCTCGGTCTTGCTCTAGGGCTTGATAAATTTCTGCTTTAATTTGCTCAATGGCATTGCTGTGCGGGTCTTCTAGGGATAAGACAGGCAGGGCGGCAGCGCGGACGCGACGACAAAAATGGGTCATCCCATAGTGTTGGGCGAGGCGTTCGATAATGGGAATGGAGCGGGGTAAGGTGGTGACAACTGAGAAACTGGTACTCACCATTGAGGCGGCATACATGGCTGCTTGACAGATGCCGATCGCGGGTTTGGTCGCAATTTCTCGCGCTGCATCTACGCCTGGATCGTCAAAGCACGCAATCACATAGCCGTCATAACCCATGATTTCGCCCTTGCGGATGATTTCGAGTACGCCCGGAACGCAATAGGCTTCGTCATAAAACCCTTCGATACTAGCAGGCCCTTTATCCGGGCTAAGGGTGGTTATTTCGGTGGTGTCAGAGGCAACAGCTTGCGCGGATAAGCCAATCTTTGCCGTCATGGAAGGGGTGGTGTTGGGATTGATGACGAGGATACGCATGGGTGTCTTTTGTGTTTCTTGCTTAGGCATTTTTTTAAATGCCTCTCCGGTGTCTTCACTCGCCACAGTAAACGATTAAGTCGATTTCTACATCGCCAAACCCGGCTAAACCAACAACGCCAATGGTGGTTCGACAGGGAAGCTTGCCGTCGGTAAAGTAGGAAGCGTAGATTTCGTTAACGGTTTGGTAGTAACGAAAATCGGTAATAAAGATTCGCGCCATCACGGCTTTTTCTAGACTTGCGCCAGCATGGTTAAGGACTAATTGCAGGTTATCCATCACTCGCCGTACTTGTTCGTCAATGGGGCCGACGATGACTTCTCCTGTGTTGGGGTCTTCTGCAAGTTGTCC
The window above is part of the Desertifilum tharense IPPAS B-1220 genome. Proteins encoded here:
- a CDS encoding peptidoglycan-binding protein, encoding MVNTPLANRPILLRGDGINYLDLREPVRLLQDLLKRAGALPASELSDGRFGPATEAAVKRFQSQNGLIADGVVGRDTWTVLERVNPNQPPRRQAVLRLLDGISYPDLQSQVKTLQDLLKQAGVLAASELSDGKFGLITEAAVRRFQASKGLIVDGIVGQQTWSLLWNGPVEAYFPYSTLINQFNLDRIVASIPYPDMHPFARQAIPLILRECDAGRVTDRGQIAYIFATAEHESRLGQWMEEFASGWDYEGRRDLGNTQAGDGPRYKGRGYVQITGRLNYTDWSRRLGIDLVGSPQRAAEPPIAARILVVGMRDGTFTGYKLSDYISGTRRNFPSARRIVNGLDRASLIAAIAEEYYRVLQTP
- a CDS encoding aspartate/glutamate racemase family protein, giving the protein MRILVINPNTTPSMTAKIGLSAQAVASDTTEITTLSPDKGPASIEGFYDEAYCVPGVLEIIRKGEIMGYDGYVIACFDDPGVDAAREIATKPAIGICQAAMYAASMVSTSFSVVTTLPRSIPIIERLAQHYGMTHFCRRVRAAALPVLSLEDPHSNAIEQIKAEIYQALEQDRAESIILGCAGMSDLAQWLSCETGVPVIDGVGAAVKMVEALIGLGLKTSKVGAYGFPLPKPYQGDFAPNQWES
- a CDS encoding RidA family protein, whose amino-acid sequence is MFERIVLPNGTLPPLAPFPHAIRAGDFLFVTGQLAEDPNTGEVIVGPIDEQVRRVMDNLQLVLNHAGASLEKAVMARIFITDFRYYQTVNEIYASYFTDGKLPCRTTIGVVGLAGFGDVEIDLIVYCGE